AGTCTTAACTAAACCCTGAAAGCCTAGAAAAACGAACATATACTTCAATTGTGTTAAACCCACATTAATTGGGATTTTGCTCTTACTAAAAAGATAAACTTGTAATAATTTAGATTTTGAAACGAAAATATTGTGGTTATCCTTGAAAAAGGAATGTCAAACGTATCTGATAATTTTAATATTATCTTTTTTCCCATTCAAATATCTAGAGTTATATATATATATATATATATATATATATATATATATTGTAAACCACGCGTCTGTGGTCGGGTGGTCAAGGTCGTGGATCTCCAAGGGATCCGAATTCGAATCCGCACTACACCAGATTTCCACAGCGCGTGGCCATCGAGGCTTTCGTATTCTCTTTCCAGGGAATGGTTTACCATTTATATATATATATATATATATATATATATATATATATATATGTATTGTATACCCTGGTGTCGTTTATCCTGCATAGCGTTGGAGAAACAAGAATGTTCTTAATTTTTTTTTTTTTTTGGGTAAAATGTTAAGAAGTTCTTAAATTTAATTTGACATGAATACTATTAGCTATTAGAGCTCGAACTTCAACAGAAAACGTTACCGTTCCATTTTTAAGTTTTGTCTAATCCGAAATCAGCAGGAATCAAAATTAATTCGGCTGTTTAATTCAAATCTAATACTACGTACGATAATAATAGAATAGCAAGTATCTCGATAAGACGTCTGAAGAATATCTCACAATAAAAGTGAGATGAGACCACTAGAGCAGCTATTTTGCTGAGAAACTGTTAAAGTTTCTCAAAAAAAAATATCATAATTATTTGTATAATTACATTTTTAATAATTATATCATTTTTAATAAGTGTTATTAAGAGTTCTAAGCAAATTATTAAAAAAAATCTTAAATCAGAATTCTTCTCTATTCTTTCTCATACTATTTAAAATCACTAGGTAACTTTTCACATACTCATCGATGAACAACGACATACTAAAGTTAGACATATATAGTCGCATAGCAGAGCCAAAAACATTTTGTATTGGGATCAAAACAAATTTAATGGAGATAAATTTTCATTTTTGGTGGGGTCAATATAATTTTTCTTACAGCCATTGGTGGAATTTACAAGGGGTGATCACCAGCCCTCATGATGTCTTAGTGGGCTCTCCAACTAAACTTTAGTGGACGGTCATTGGCGTTAGTTGGATCATTTCAAAGCTCCGGATACCAGGATCATCAAAAATATATATATATATATATATAATTTTTCTTAAGTAAAAACAAATATTTTACATTTTTTTAAAAATAAAAACAAATATTTTTAGAAAAGTATCAGCTGACCTCGTCTCTTCCCAATTGACTCCGCCCTGGTCACATAGATCAACCCATTAATTGCTAGTTAATTTTAAGGTTTAAGTAATTTTTAGCATTTTAAATTTCTTAAAAAGACAAATCACATGCAGAAAAGATATATAAATCTTTTAGTTTTATTACATCATTATGCACACACACACATAATATGTGTTGGCATCGAATAGAAACATTTTTTTATGCACACACACACATAATATGTGTTGGCATCGAATAGAAACATTTTTTTATGCACACACACACATAATATGTGTTGGCATCGAATAGAAACATTTTTTCATTTACAGTTTTCATAAAGTCTCCCTTATGTGAGACTTTTCAAAGAAAAAAGGGTTAGAAAGAAGGAAAAACAAAATTGGATGTGAAAGCCCTAGATGTGTTGATCAGCTTCAACATTTTACGCTTGGCCAGGTGCCTTGACCACAGGTCCAACACAAGCCTTTGGGTTTTGAGTTCCCACAAGCTTAGGTGTGACGTTTGTGCACTCAAAAGTGGGTGGACCATCAGCTCCTGTGTACTCAATGTTAATGTCTCCAATCTCAACGTTCTCACATGGATGACCCTTGCTGCACAATAGTTTCACTGCGTCCTTGTTCCCTGATGTTCCTCTAATATTCCTGAAGGTAATGTCCACCAGCTTAATTGTTGATGGTTTCTGCAAATAATAAAAACTTTGGGAATCAGAATCATATATAGAACTCCATATGTAACCTCTACCAAAATGGTGAATGCTAAAGATCTAGAAAACATCAGAATAATTTGTGTGCTGAACCAATTTATCCATTTTCATAGAATCCGGTGATAGTGGCAAGACATAGAATCTAATAAAAAATACTTACGCTCTTGTTGCATTGGTTCCAAGGGCAGTACTCCTGGTCGATGAGGATTGGGTTGCTAACTTTGTTAAGGATGATATTCTCAAAATGAATACCGGCAGCGGTGGTGGTGCAAGCCGCAGATGGCCATGTCTTGATCCTCAGCCCGTTGTCAGTTCCCTCGAGGGTGCAGTTTATAACCTTAATGTCGTTGACATCTTGCTCCCATCCGTATCTTCCAAGGCTTCCCACACTGATTCCGTGTCCAGGACCGCACACAACTTTTTCAATGAGGAGATTCTTCATCCCATCTCCCACGGAGATGCAGTCATCTCCTGTGGAGATCTTAGTGTTGAGGATCTTGACTCCCTCACATCTTCCCAAATGGATACCGTCAGTGTTGGGGCTTTCAGCTGGAGCGATGATCTTGATGTTATCAAAGGTCATGTTCTTGCCGCTGATAACGTTGAAGTGGAAATTTTATTTTTGGCATCTAACGAGGTTACGTCTTTTATCTCAGCGTTATCCACAAAATCAAACCTTACACTCTGCAACAGAAGAATAGCATCATATATATATTGAATTGATCATCACTGAATTATATATATTCTTAACAAAAACCACTTAAAACGTGTATATATTTATTTTATTTTTTTTGAAAATACCTGTCTATATCTTATTGAACAAAAACACTTACGATGGGAAGTTTTTTGCACTCAAAAGTCTTGTGGCAGTTATTGGCCTTCCAAGCTGCATTGCCTTCACCGTCAAATGTTCCACCTCCGTTTAGCTTAAACCCATTGATTTTTTCGAAGACGACCCACCTATCCTTTCCCTGCGTTGAGCCACCGTCAGCTTTGACATTGCCTTGAAGGGTGAACTCCACTGGAGATTTGCATGGACCAGTCATAGCGATCTCACCAAGCTTGAAGTCACCTTTTGGGATCAGAACCTGGCTCGGTGCAGGGGCTTGGCATGCTGATGTGAACGCTTTAAGAAGAGCCTGCAACAAAACCCCAACGAGTACGTTAGCCAAAAAAAAAAAAACGGTTTATAGATTTCTCTGGATGAAATAATTAGAAAATAGTATAGATACTAACCGCAGTAATATCAGAACCTGGAGGACCACCAACGGTGAACACCTCAGCATTGGCTGAATATCCCAGCAAACATAGAACCAAAATTGTATAAATTCCTAAATATGAACCCATTTTTGTTTTTATTTATTTTTATTGTTTTATTGTTTTTTGTTTTGTTTTATGAGAGTTTAGCTATGCCTCTGCTGCTTTATATAGTGGCCTTAATGGAGATATGTTTAACCCATTTTTCTCTCAACGTCTCGTTTTTTAGATTGTTTGGCCAATTGTCAAGGAACTAGGCTAATTTAATTTTGAGAAACTAGCGGTTTATTATTAGGCGAAAGACTTGTTCTACTCGTGCACGTTTATAGCATTTTTATGATACGTACATTTTTCAGGTTAATTGTTCGCCAACTTATGAAATTGACATGAGTGAAGAAGAAACATTATGTTTGAAACATGCGGTTGGACGGATTTATCGTAAACCAACATATGAAGGCTATAATGTATATAGCTCAGAGAGAAGCAGAGGCAGATTTTGAAAAGTTTTTAATCGGGGACACAATATTAAAAACATCTATATATATATATATATACCAGTGTGTTTTTTTTTATGTTGTCGATGTGTAAAATCTTTGGAGGTACTATGTCAACGTGAGCCTACACAAGAATTAAAAAATTTCAAAGTTGTTCTCTTATCTTGAAAACGTGAAAATACTTTTTAAGGACTATCAAAACATCATTATGTTTAATTGGATTAAAACCTTGAAAAAACACTCTCTAAATTATGTATACTGTCTCTGCAGGTGTTTTGATTTAAAGACAAATATACCGTTAAACGAATCTGAGATCATTATTAGGTATTTGTTAATGAATTGCCTTCTTTATTTGTTTGCATACAATTTCTCTTACCAATTATAATAACAAAAACTTATCTCTACTTCATGGATATTATTATTGAAAATCATGTATGTATTTGTGTTATTGCATAATAGATTATGAATGTTTGGGAAATATAAATAAATATAGAGAATACTTATAATAATCTTTAAATTTCAATTATATTATTATTGCGAATTACACAAAAAAATATCTACCCAATATTGTGTCACTCTTTCAGCTAATGAATTCCAAACTTGAAGGGACTATTATCTCTATTAGATATCCATATCATTTAAAGGTAAAAAAAAACAAGACATATTTCTAAACTTTTTCATCGCACCCTGACCAAAGCGTCTTAACCAGACTGGATGGGTTCAATGGTGGACAAGGGACTTTAACTTTAAGAATCCGGTTTAGCTTTTTCAGTGCAAGCAGGTGGTTCCATCTTTCCTTTGAGTTTAGGCTTGACGTCAGAACATGCCGAAACAGCTGGTCCCTTTTTACCAGTGTATACGAAGTCTATGTTAGAGAGAGTAATATTAGTGCAAGGCACTCCTGGGCTGCAAAGTAGTTTCACAGCCACCTTTGACGCTGATGTGCCCTTAATGTCCCTGTAGGTGATGTCCGACAACTTCACTTTCGATGGTCCCTGCGCATATATGATTTAAAAGCTTGTTCAGTATTATCAACCACACCAAAATATATATATATATATATATGTGTGATGTGTCAAAATTTGAGTTTCGTATAGAAACATTCCCTCTCATAACATTTCTGGTTATAATGCCTCACGTCGAAAAGTGAATATCATCAATCTAAAGTAGTATAAAAAGTACATGGTCCCTGCACTCCTAAATGATTTTAAATTGAAAGCACACGATTATGAGAATGTATTTTCAAATATAGTAAATACTTTGATTTGGTTACATACCCCTTTCTTGCAGTGGCCATGAGGGCAATACACTTGGTCTATGAGAATAGGTAAGCTAACATTGTCCATTGTGATATCCTGGAAAAGAATGTTGGAGACGATACCAGGGGGAGATCCAGGCCATGTCTTGATGCGGACACCGTTATCAGTGTTCTTGATGAGGCTTCTCCTAATGGTGACTCCTCTCACTGGTTGCTCATTAGGGTACTTTCCAAGACTTCCGATGGCAATACCATGTCCTGGTCCACATTCTACGTTCTCGACAAGAAAATTTTCAGTACCATCTCCTATGGAAATGCAGTCATCTCCGGTTTTAATCTTTGCACGTACTAATCTGACGCCATCAGACCTTCCAATATGGATACCATCGGTGTTAAGACTCTCTGGAGGTGCATCGATACCAATATCCTCAAGCGTTAAGTTCTTACAGTTGATAATGTTCATGTGGAAAAGTTTGCTGTTTGTTGATTTTATGCCTTTAATTTTCGAGTTTGTGAGACCTGTGATCCGGATGTTCTGTTACCGATGAATATTTACCTAGTTAGTCAATTATATTTTCTGAAAAATTAGATAAATCTTTAAGATAACACAAAAAATTATGACAAAATAGCATGCAAAACATCCCGAAAATACTATTAATTAAATGATAAAATGACTAAATTGTCTCAAACCCTAGACCATCATCCTAATTTCATCCTATAACTATTAAACTTTAATTACTAAAATTAAATCTAAATATAAAACAATTTTCTTTAACTTTTAATTTATGTATTAGATTTTTTCTGTCATGTTTTCTGTTATTTTGGAATAAAAACATGTTTTCTCTTCTATATATTTTCTCATAAAAATATGATTTTATATTTATGTCGAATTGAAAGTTCTTACGATCGGGAGAGTGTTGCATTTCCCAGTTTTAGCACAGTCATTGATCTTCCAAGCGGTGGCGCCTTGACCATCAAAAATGGCTCCATGCCCGTTCAAATTGAAATTCTCGAGTTTTT
The DNA window shown above is from Brassica oleracea var. oleracea cultivar TO1000 chromosome C3, BOL, whole genome shotgun sequence and carries:
- the LOC106332482 gene encoding LOW QUALITY PROTEIN: polygalacturonase (The sequence of the model RefSeq protein was modified relative to this genomic sequence to represent the inferred CDS: deleted 2 bases in 1 codon); translated protein: MGSYLGIYTILVLCLLGYSANAEVFTVGGPPGSDITAALLKAFTSACQAPAPSQVLIPKGDFKLGEIAMTGPCKSPVEFTLQGNVKADGGSTQGKDRWVVFEKINGFKLNGGGTFDGEGNAAWKANNCHKTFECKKLPISVRFDFVDNAEIKDVTSLDAKNNFHFNVISGKNMTFDNIKIIAPAESPNTDGIHLGRCEGVKILNTKISTGDDCISVGDGMKNLLIEKVVCGPGHGISVGSLGRYGWEQDVNDIKVINCTLEGTDNGLRIKTWPSAACTTTAAGIHFENIILNKVSNPILIDQEYCPWNQCNKSKPSTIKLVDITFRNIRGTSGNKDAVKLLCSKGHPCENVEIGDINIEYTGADGPPTFECTNVTPKLVGTQNPKACVGPVVKAPGQA
- the LOC106333208 gene encoding exopolygalacturonase clone GBGA483 codes for the protein MVGLRRAKTLLFVVLVVMATTIANGAKMLKENDKDEPSKGSGETIDVKASGAKGDGITDDSKAFADAWKKACESKSPSKIKVRKGKYLVKTLEFKGPCKSAVTFEMDGHIMAPSKATPGKPHCGWINFEKLENFNLNGHGAIFDGQGATAWKINDCAKTGKCNTLPINIRITGLTNSKIKGIKSTNSKLFHMNIINCKNLTLEDIGIDAPPESLNTDGIHIGRSDGVRLVRAKIKTGDDCISIGDGTENFLVENVECGPGHGIAIGSLGKYPNEQPVRGVTIRRSLIKNTDNGVRIKTWPGSPPGIVSNILFQDITMDNVSLPILIDQVYCPHGHCKKGGPSKVKLSDITYRDIKGTSASKVAVKLLCSPGVPCTNITLSNIDFVYTGKKGPAVSACSDVKPKLKGKMEPPACTEKAKPDS